Proteins encoded within one genomic window of Xylophilus sp. GOD-11R:
- a CDS encoding DUF6311 domain-containing protein, translating to MAAAKSGGAPMPQWRAPAHRLLCFDTAAWAPFPSSIPYQMSSRAAVRSPANALLAGLGLGALIFLLVWGITPLDPRNIEWMTNPFAGDFTFSSIAALAYLHDSWSFPPGVIKNLVYPALTSTVFADSIPLLAFLAKVVATLTGTTFQYFGLWGLLCCMLQGGFATAILHRYSRHLGLALIGALLVIAAPFFYGRMFIHVSMGGQWVLLFPLALIAYRDMPRIARWEVVSWVIAAMSTVSVMAYFAPMVMVLMVLHYWLRAQTAGIGKAVSRLALSMLIGIPGMLALLWLGGGTLPDNVSGGLNYGAIPWNLASFIDPSGYSRIFPGFAVNPTQPFAGESYMWLGTGVLAGAVLLLAMRAFWPQTVAFPSWTRVLPYVVCSFVLLAFAATNIVRFGPYVWFTYPLSEEVQHAFDSFRSSARIAWPVWYLIVFAVAGGISSLNLPLQIRAFMLSAVVALQAWDGSSQWGIVHRFQESRQPPALASPFWSHLDRAGKNLYFLPFWGLTSEPVRAQIYLGAIQAGVTSNIYWLGRYPMNAISDAVTEKMAALVAGRREPDDILLFNHVPYLAGVKLGSDSQAYLVDGLVVVARPGLADRQAGVRPVRVRTETLAAYLTELEKRRSGRLILLGGGASKPAAAPDDATRRALEKLGFGLLAQSQSEVDLTYAAVMLNGEVREQVMEHGPTRLDAGWRSPVDFSVDLIPGNTSQPALMIGAETFTGTVFGLNIVVYDLDRKEVVERAAFGSYSPQPGVVLTAE from the coding sequence ATGGCAGCGGCGAAGAGCGGTGGTGCGCCGATGCCACAATGGCGCGCCCCTGCTCACCGGCTCCTTTGTTTCGACACGGCCGCATGGGCGCCGTTTCCATCATCCATCCCGTATCAGATGTCCTCTCGCGCTGCCGTCCGGTCACCGGCGAACGCCCTCCTCGCCGGCCTCGGCCTCGGAGCCCTGATCTTCTTGTTGGTCTGGGGTATCACACCGCTGGATCCCCGCAACATCGAATGGATGACCAACCCATTCGCGGGCGACTTCACTTTTTCTTCCATCGCCGCGCTGGCCTACCTGCATGACAGCTGGTCCTTTCCGCCCGGTGTCATCAAGAACCTTGTCTATCCTGCGCTGACATCGACGGTTTTTGCCGACAGCATCCCGCTGCTGGCCTTTCTGGCCAAGGTGGTGGCCACCCTCACCGGTACCACCTTTCAGTACTTCGGACTGTGGGGCTTGTTGTGCTGCATGCTGCAAGGCGGTTTCGCGACGGCGATCCTGCATCGGTACAGCCGGCACCTGGGGCTCGCCTTGATCGGTGCGTTGCTGGTGATCGCCGCGCCCTTCTTCTATGGCCGCATGTTCATCCATGTATCGATGGGCGGGCAGTGGGTGCTTCTGTTTCCGCTGGCACTCATCGCCTATCGCGACATGCCCCGCATCGCCCGATGGGAGGTCGTCTCATGGGTGATCGCAGCCATGTCGACCGTGTCGGTCATGGCCTATTTCGCGCCGATGGTCATGGTTCTGATGGTGCTGCACTACTGGCTGCGTGCACAGACGGCCGGCATCGGCAAGGCCGTATCGCGGCTGGCGCTGAGCATGCTCATCGGCATTCCTGGCATGCTGGCCCTGTTGTGGCTGGGCGGTGGAACCCTGCCGGACAACGTCAGCGGAGGGCTGAATTACGGTGCCATTCCCTGGAACCTGGCAAGCTTCATCGATCCCTCAGGCTATTCCCGCATCTTTCCGGGTTTCGCCGTCAACCCGACGCAGCCGTTCGCCGGCGAAAGCTACATGTGGCTGGGCACCGGCGTGCTGGCCGGCGCGGTGTTGCTGCTGGCCATGCGGGCTTTCTGGCCGCAAACGGTCGCATTCCCGTCGTGGACCCGCGTCCTGCCCTATGTGGTGTGCTCGTTCGTACTGCTCGCATTCGCAGCCACCAATATCGTGCGGTTCGGGCCGTATGTCTGGTTCACCTATCCGCTGTCGGAAGAGGTTCAGCACGCCTTTGATTCCTTTCGCAGTTCCGCGCGGATCGCCTGGCCGGTCTGGTACCTGATCGTGTTCGCAGTCGCGGGTGGAATTTCAAGCCTGAACCTGCCCTTGCAGATTCGCGCCTTCATGCTGTCTGCCGTGGTGGCGCTCCAGGCGTGGGATGGAAGTTCGCAATGGGGGATCGTCCATCGATTCCAGGAATCTCGACAGCCACCGGCGCTCGCCAGTCCGTTCTGGTCCCACCTCGATCGCGCCGGAAAAAACCTCTACTTCCTGCCTTTCTGGGGGCTGACGAGCGAGCCGGTGCGCGCGCAGATCTACCTGGGCGCGATTCAGGCGGGCGTCACCTCGAACATCTACTGGCTCGGCCGTTACCCCATGAACGCCATTTCGGACGCCGTGACGGAAAAAATGGCGGCGCTGGTCGCCGGTCGGCGCGAGCCCGACGACATCCTGCTGTTCAACCATGTCCCCTATCTGGCCGGAGTCAAGCTCGGTTCCGACTCCCAGGCCTACCTCGTCGACGGCCTCGTGGTGGTGGCGCGGCCTGGCCTCGCCGACCGCCAGGCCGGAGTACGTCCGGTCCGCGTCAGAACCGAAACGCTGGCCGCTTACCTGACCGAACTGGAAAAACGCCGAAGCGGGCGGCTCATCCTGCTGGGAGGAGGCGCGTCCAAGCCGGCAGCCGCACCGGACGACGCCACGCGGCGTGCGCTGGAAAAGCTCGGCTTCGGATTGCTCGCGCAGTCGCAAAGCGAAGTCGATCTCACCTATGCCGCAGTCATGCTCAATGGTGAGGTGCGGGAGCAGGTGATGGAGCATGGGCCCACTCGCCTCGACGCCGGTTGGCGATCGCCTGTCGATTTCAGCGTCGACCTGATTCCCGGCAACACCAGCCAGCCGGCGCTGATGATCGGCGCAGAGACCTTCACCGGCACGGTTTTCGGGCTCAATATCGTCGTCTACGACCTCGACCGAAAAGAAGTGGTCGAGCGGGCTGCCTTCGGCAGCTACTCGCCGCAACCCGGCGTCGTTCTCACGGCCGAATGA